Proteins from a genomic interval of Amycolatopsis sp. cg13:
- a CDS encoding DUF6461 domain-containing protein, which yields MNEKSPVADRYRLDPGWAWLASPGGVIPGGALTFVRGMSVAEVFRTFDIDPDSARTMTARQALTDPVLQTGMYDEGPQWIRVAESGEWTVAVEYSQQKSYVDGISSHLAQNTEVVLISANPFDPAEVSYLSHGDFVFAFGCGAPYDSRAGSRPHMFDDEMFDAGLLDFPSRATIRDASVAMMAILGGHFGFSLTPETVNGPLPTAYRMHLYTPPRINPQAGAEAERSPKPPPPSPA from the coding sequence ATGAACGAGAAATCGCCCGTGGCCGACCGGTACCGGCTGGATCCGGGCTGGGCTTGGCTGGCCTCCCCTGGTGGCGTCATCCCCGGCGGCGCACTGACTTTCGTGCGCGGGATGAGCGTCGCCGAAGTGTTCCGCACGTTCGACATCGACCCGGACTCGGCACGGACGATGACCGCGCGGCAAGCGCTGACCGACCCGGTGCTGCAAACGGGCATGTACGACGAGGGGCCGCAGTGGATCCGCGTCGCCGAGTCCGGCGAATGGACAGTCGCGGTGGAGTACTCGCAGCAGAAGAGCTACGTCGACGGCATCTCGAGCCACTTGGCCCAGAACACCGAGGTTGTCCTCATTTCCGCCAACCCGTTCGACCCGGCGGAGGTCAGCTATCTCTCGCACGGCGATTTCGTCTTCGCGTTCGGCTGCGGCGCGCCCTACGACTCCCGGGCCGGGAGTCGCCCCCACATGTTCGACGACGAGATGTTCGACGCCGGGCTCCTCGACTTCCCGTCACGGGCGACCATCCGCGACGCGTCGGTCGCGATGATGGCGATCCTGGGAGGGCATTTCGGATTCAGCCTGACCCCGGAGACAGTCAACGGACCGCTCCCTACTGCTTACCGCATGCACCTGTACACGCCGCCCAGGATCAACCCGCAAGCAGGCGCAGAAGCCGAGCGGTCTCCGAAGCCACCGCCGCCCTCCCCAGCCTGA
- a CDS encoding amidohydrolase family protein: protein MLIRDVRPWGGQRSDVEVAGDRIAAVRPHDPAAAPGPDVVEGRGRLLFPSFSDVHVHLDSTRIGLPFRPHTGAPGVWAMMLNDRENWRNAEVPLPERVAGTLERMIANGTTRVRTYAQVDMDCQLEKLDAVLAAKERFAGHADVEVMAFPQAGILREPGTVDVLEASLRSGATVVGGIDPCSLDKDPKGHLDVVFGLAEKYGVEVDIHLHEPGHLGVFSTDLVIERVRALDMRGKVTMSHAYELGSVSEAVSRRLIDTFAELDIAMATVAPSVDRQLSLADLTTAGVRVGLGEDGQRDYWSPYGNCDLLDRTWQLAFTHGFRRDELIEMALAVATMGGASIMSHDVPRLAGIADRPGVAVGDRADLVLVDGETPTSAVMDLGKDRTVLHDGVVVADGLAVVDL from the coding sequence GTGTTGATCCGTGACGTCCGTCCCTGGGGCGGTCAGCGCAGCGACGTCGAGGTGGCCGGCGACCGGATCGCTGCGGTCCGGCCGCACGATCCGGCGGCGGCGCCTGGGCCGGACGTGGTCGAGGGGCGCGGGCGGTTGCTGTTCCCGTCGTTCAGCGACGTGCACGTCCACCTCGACTCGACGCGGATCGGGCTGCCGTTCCGGCCGCACACCGGTGCGCCGGGCGTGTGGGCGATGATGCTGAACGACCGCGAGAACTGGCGGAACGCCGAAGTCCCGCTGCCGGAGCGCGTCGCGGGCACGCTGGAGCGGATGATCGCGAACGGCACCACGCGTGTGCGCACTTACGCGCAGGTCGACATGGACTGCCAACTCGAGAAGCTCGACGCGGTCCTCGCGGCCAAGGAGCGCTTCGCGGGGCACGCGGACGTCGAGGTCATGGCGTTTCCGCAGGCCGGGATCCTGCGCGAGCCGGGCACGGTGGACGTGCTGGAGGCCTCGCTGCGTTCGGGCGCGACGGTCGTCGGCGGGATCGATCCGTGTTCGCTGGACAAGGACCCCAAGGGGCATCTGGACGTCGTGTTCGGGCTGGCCGAGAAGTACGGCGTCGAGGTGGACATCCACCTGCACGAACCGGGGCATCTCGGCGTGTTTTCGACCGACCTGGTGATCGAGCGGGTCCGCGCGCTGGACATGCGGGGCAAGGTGACCATGTCGCACGCGTACGAGCTGGGGTCGGTTTCGGAAGCGGTGAGCCGCCGGCTGATCGACACGTTCGCGGAGCTGGACATCGCGATGGCGACCGTCGCGCCGTCCGTCGACCGGCAGTTGTCGCTCGCGGACCTGACGACCGCGGGCGTGCGCGTCGGGCTGGGGGAGGACGGCCAGCGCGATTACTGGAGCCCGTACGGCAACTGCGACCTCCTCGACCGCACCTGGCAGCTGGCTTTCACCCACGGGTTCCGCCGCGACGAGCTGATCGAGATGGCACTGGCGGTCGCGACGATGGGCGGCGCGTCGATCATGAGCCACGACGTCCCCCGACTGGCGGGCATCGCCGACCGGCCCGGAGTGGCAGTCGGCGACCGCGCGGACTTGGTCCTCGTGGACGGCGAGACTCCGACCAGCGCGGTGATGGACCTGGGCAAGGACCGAACGGTGCTGCACGACGGCGTCGTGGTGGCCGACGGGTTGGCGGTCGTCGACCTCTGA